The following are encoded in a window of Mycobacterium sp. ELW1 genomic DNA:
- a CDS encoding LLM class flavin-dependent oxidoreductase — MTKKKAHLLGFVQHGVMNHASTMWAHPRDKVGYHWSRPEYWRDLGRTMERGLFDAMFIADELAPYTTYKGNSDPVVKFAGQCPVHEPASVVPIVGAFTKNLGIGITLSTSFVPPYMMARQLSTLDHLTGGRVGWNIVTSYSKSEFQAMGKENLTPRDKRYEVVEEYMQLLYQLWDSWDDDAIVYDRENGIFADPAKVREVDFRGEFFQSKGRHFVAPSPQKRPVLWQAGSSDQGREFAAKHAESVFGIFPTPKSMRAYADDIRTRASDAGRDPESVKLIYGLQTIIDRAKGRANDRYAEFVEKVQIESALGILSGHTGFDFSTLGLDDNVVDADVQGIRGLFDAILEAKDGAPVTVREAAQIYGVSMGAPVAVGTPSDVADQMEQYLDEGGCNGFMMLATDTPGCFNDMTELLVPELQRRGRFRTRYPGTTLRESLQEY, encoded by the coding sequence GTGACGAAGAAGAAAGCGCATCTGCTCGGGTTTGTGCAGCACGGCGTGATGAACCACGCCTCCACGATGTGGGCGCACCCGCGCGACAAGGTCGGCTACCACTGGTCGCGGCCGGAGTACTGGCGCGATCTCGGAAGGACCATGGAGCGTGGCCTTTTCGACGCGATGTTCATCGCCGACGAACTCGCGCCGTACACCACCTACAAGGGCAACTCGGATCCGGTGGTGAAGTTCGCGGGTCAGTGTCCGGTGCACGAGCCCGCCAGCGTCGTCCCGATTGTCGGGGCGTTCACCAAGAACCTCGGCATCGGTATCACCCTGTCGACATCCTTTGTGCCGCCGTACATGATGGCCCGTCAGCTCTCGACGCTGGATCACCTGACCGGTGGCCGGGTCGGCTGGAACATCGTGACGTCCTACTCCAAGAGCGAGTTCCAGGCGATGGGCAAAGAGAACCTGACGCCGCGTGACAAGCGCTACGAGGTGGTCGAGGAGTACATGCAGCTGCTGTATCAGCTGTGGGATTCCTGGGACGACGACGCGATCGTCTACGACCGGGAGAACGGCATCTTCGCCGACCCGGCCAAAGTCCGCGAAGTCGACTTCCGGGGTGAGTTCTTCCAATCCAAGGGCCGCCACTTCGTCGCGCCATCGCCGCAGAAGCGGCCGGTGCTGTGGCAGGCCGGATCCTCGGACCAGGGTCGCGAATTCGCGGCCAAACATGCCGAATCCGTGTTCGGCATCTTCCCGACGCCCAAGAGCATGCGGGCCTACGCCGACGACATCCGCACCCGGGCCAGTGATGCGGGTCGCGACCCCGAGTCGGTGAAGCTGATCTACGGTCTGCAGACCATCATCGACCGGGCCAAGGGCCGCGCGAACGACCGCTACGCCGAGTTCGTCGAGAAGGTCCAGATCGAGAGTGCGCTCGGAATCCTCTCTGGCCACACCGGTTTCGACTTCTCCACACTCGGCCTCGACGACAACGTGGTCGACGCCGACGTGCAGGGCATCCGCGGGTTGTTCGACGCGATCCTGGAAGCAAAGGACGGCGCCCCGGTGACGGTGCGCGAAGCCGCGCAGATCTACGGCGTCTCGATGGGTGCGCCGGTGGCGGTCGGCACGCCGTCCGACGTCGCCGATCAGATGGAGCAGTACCTCGACGAGGGCGGCTGCAACGGCTTCATGATGCTGGCCACCGACACCCCGGGATGCTTCAACGACATGACCGAGCTGCTGGTGCCGGAGCTGCAGCGTCGCGGCCGCTTCCGCACCCGTTACCCCGGGACCACCCTGCGAGAGAGCCTTCAGGAGTACTGA
- a CDS encoding sodium:solute symporter: MPHLEFIQQSGALGYALLLGPGIVLLLIALAVKGAVKTTHNFVISGRLLGFGFGVASLISVWTWSMAVMLSSAQAYTWGTSGLVWFIVPNGLAVIIMVPFALKLRQKMPSGYTLAEFIRARFQNTVSSVATLVFLIGALLGVIMINLAGLVLVMNKIFGLTPIGIVITGIVVVTVYSYFGGLTTSAVTGTLNTLLLGVGSSVVVLFALAKAGSAELIFTKVEALGDQHLNPFNPVTAASFGLALALGLLTNVIADQSFWQRVWAIRPKDLGRSFLWAGVWFYPIPLALGLLGFIGVAYGVTPDQLGSLGAGAVGPHVIASLGLPVFIVALYTLVVVNACFAAIDGALSGVTSLVAVDIVHRYWPKVSERRLLTITKTSMIVAAAIAGGVVLTGIDYVNLVTTVYFYGTSLLIPVTLSIFWSRMTGSGYVAGVLAGIAVGGPLRETLGPTYGPLFGIIGLIAASAIVSVVVSLRANTRFDFGSLAEGKGALLERDTAPAATEKPGDPVIAGQQ, translated from the coding sequence GTGCCGCACCTCGAATTCATCCAGCAGTCAGGCGCATTGGGATATGCGCTGCTGTTGGGCCCGGGCATCGTCCTGTTGCTCATCGCCCTCGCCGTGAAGGGCGCCGTCAAAACCACGCACAACTTCGTCATCTCCGGCCGGCTGCTCGGCTTCGGATTCGGGGTGGCGTCGCTCATCTCGGTGTGGACATGGTCGATGGCGGTGATGCTGTCGTCAGCCCAGGCCTACACCTGGGGTACCTCGGGCCTGGTGTGGTTCATCGTGCCCAACGGCCTCGCCGTGATCATCATGGTGCCCTTCGCGTTGAAGCTGCGTCAGAAGATGCCGTCCGGATACACACTCGCGGAATTCATCCGCGCGCGGTTCCAGAACACGGTCAGCAGTGTGGCGACCCTGGTGTTCCTGATCGGTGCACTGCTCGGCGTCATCATGATCAACCTCGCCGGGCTGGTGCTCGTGATGAACAAGATCTTCGGTCTCACCCCGATCGGCATCGTCATCACCGGCATCGTCGTCGTCACCGTGTATTCGTACTTCGGCGGGCTGACCACGTCCGCGGTCACGGGAACATTGAACACGCTGCTGCTCGGCGTCGGCTCGTCGGTGGTGGTGCTGTTCGCCTTGGCCAAGGCCGGCAGCGCCGAGCTCATCTTCACCAAGGTGGAGGCGCTCGGCGACCAGCACCTGAACCCCTTCAATCCGGTCACGGCGGCGAGCTTCGGTCTGGCGCTGGCGCTCGGACTCTTGACGAACGTCATTGCCGATCAGTCATTCTGGCAACGTGTGTGGGCGATCCGGCCGAAGGACCTCGGCCGGAGCTTCCTGTGGGCGGGCGTGTGGTTCTACCCGATTCCGCTGGCGCTGGGTCTGCTCGGCTTCATCGGTGTCGCCTACGGCGTCACACCGGACCAGCTGGGTTCACTGGGTGCGGGAGCGGTCGGCCCGCACGTCATCGCCAGCCTCGGCCTGCCGGTGTTCATCGTCGCGCTGTACACGCTCGTGGTCGTCAACGCATGCTTCGCGGCCATCGACGGTGCCCTCTCGGGCGTGACGTCACTGGTCGCGGTCGACATCGTCCACCGGTACTGGCCGAAGGTGTCCGAGCGCAGGCTGCTCACGATCACCAAGACCAGCATGATCGTCGCGGCGGCGATCGCCGGTGGCGTGGTGCTGACCGGTATCGACTACGTGAATCTCGTTACCACGGTGTACTTCTACGGCACCAGCCTGCTCATCCCGGTGACGCTCAGCATCTTCTGGTCCCGCATGACCGGCAGTGGCTACGTCGCGGGTGTGCTCGCGGGCATCGCGGTCGGCGGTCCGCTGCGGGAGACCCTCGGGCCGACCTACGGACCGCTGTTCGGAATCATCGGGTTGATCGCCGCGTCGGCCATCGTTTCGGTGGTGGTGAGCTTGCGCGCCAACACCCGCTTCGACTTCGGCAGCCTCGCCGAAGGCAAGGGGGCCCTGCTGGAGCGCGACACCGCACCCGCGGCCACCGAGAAGCCCGGTGACCCCGTCATCGCCGGCCAGCAGTAA
- a CDS encoding LLM class flavin-dependent oxidoreductase → MSEQVQLEERAARLRQPGKQFTLGFFTQVPSAADRPARRTYDELIDSIVAAEDIGYDSVWIGQHHFSPEDGGVPSPLVVLAAAAARTTRIQLGTAVIALPFEHPIRLAEDLSVLDEISGGRVQVGLGGARGDLQAFNTFGVDFSARHELFDRNLDILHHLLEGRECTEFTHTRVVASTPSQLSSSDSVAGQQASADIEPKRLFPGVAGLRGRLWQTASSEDRARKIARNGNGLMIGAFHDHVIFHQLRFIVGYLEEWVTLHGNLDDARVGAQRFVFHGDSVDAIADELGPHVASTQRTLDARFPQLGALSPKDYLRTVTRTGTAADIVAQLRDDPALLGFVTDFFPTTGLFPSVRTGTAGADLNVERLRFFAEEIAPELGWKPAANP, encoded by the coding sequence GTGTCTGAACAGGTTCAGCTCGAAGAGCGCGCAGCGCGTCTGCGTCAACCGGGCAAGCAATTCACCCTGGGATTCTTCACACAGGTCCCCAGCGCCGCCGACCGGCCGGCGCGACGTACCTACGACGAGCTCATCGACAGCATCGTCGCCGCCGAGGACATCGGCTACGACAGCGTCTGGATCGGGCAACACCACTTCAGCCCCGAGGATGGCGGTGTCCCGTCACCGCTCGTCGTGCTCGCCGCTGCCGCGGCACGGACCACCCGGATCCAGCTCGGCACAGCGGTCATCGCACTGCCCTTCGAGCACCCGATCCGGCTCGCCGAGGACCTCTCGGTGCTCGACGAGATATCGGGCGGCCGAGTCCAGGTCGGACTGGGTGGCGCCCGGGGAGATCTGCAGGCCTTCAACACGTTCGGAGTCGACTTCTCGGCGAGGCATGAACTGTTCGACCGCAATCTGGACATCCTCCACCATCTGCTGGAGGGGCGAGAGTGCACGGAGTTCACCCATACCCGTGTCGTGGCGTCGACGCCCTCGCAGCTATCCTCTTCCGATTCGGTTGCCGGACAACAGGCCTCGGCGGACATCGAGCCCAAGCGGCTCTTCCCTGGCGTTGCGGGTCTGCGAGGCAGGCTGTGGCAGACGGCCAGCAGCGAGGACAGGGCACGCAAGATCGCCCGCAATGGCAACGGACTGATGATCGGCGCATTCCACGATCACGTCATCTTCCACCAGCTTCGGTTCATCGTCGGGTACCTCGAAGAATGGGTGACGCTGCACGGGAACCTCGATGACGCGCGGGTGGGCGCCCAGCGCTTCGTCTTTCACGGTGACAGCGTGGACGCGATCGCAGACGAACTCGGACCGCACGTGGCGTCCACACAACGCACCCTGGATGCCCGCTTCCCGCAACTGGGGGCGCTGTCGCCGAAGGACTACCTGCGGACCGTGACACGGACCGGCACCGCGGCGGACATCGTTGCCCAACTTCGGGATGACCCCGCCCTGTTGGGCTTCGTCACCGACTTCTTCCCGACCACCGGGCTGTTTCCGTCGGTCAGAACAGGCACTGCCGGAGCGGATCTCAACGTCGAACGATTGCGGTTCTTCGCCGAGGAGATCGCCCCGGAACTCGGGTGGAAGCCCGCGGCAAACCCCTAG
- a CDS encoding cysteine synthase family protein, with protein MAIGQKRIFDDVTRTVGSTPLVRLSSPFAPADTELLVKLEYYNPTASVKDRLSVGAIDFAERSGQLRPGGTIVAASSGNLGIGLAAAGAARGYRVVIVIYEDTSYERKVVVQNLGAELVLTPKEDGVRGSVEEAGRIANTTPGAFFVNQFIIPINREIHRTTTGPEIWADTAGDVDAVIIGVGSGGTISGVGAYLKDKNPGIKIFAVEPDNSAVLSGEEFNPHKIYGLGPNFKSPNFADEVVDEILRVTEHDAAATARELARYAGIPAGLSGGAAVAAARQIAGRGDPSIRTIVTLVPDSADRYISSFLFQDAFDETGALREHVGV; from the coding sequence GTGGCAATCGGCCAGAAACGAATCTTCGACGACGTCACACGAACGGTGGGCAGCACCCCACTCGTTCGCCTCAGCAGCCCTTTCGCTCCTGCCGACACAGAGCTGCTGGTGAAGCTCGAGTACTACAACCCGACGGCCAGCGTGAAGGACCGGCTTTCGGTCGGTGCGATCGATTTCGCCGAGCGCAGCGGACAACTACGGCCAGGCGGGACGATCGTCGCGGCCAGCAGCGGAAACCTCGGCATCGGACTCGCTGCGGCGGGAGCGGCCCGCGGCTATCGCGTTGTCATCGTGATCTATGAAGACACGAGTTACGAGCGGAAGGTCGTCGTCCAGAACCTCGGTGCCGAACTGGTTTTGACGCCGAAGGAAGACGGAGTGCGCGGCTCGGTGGAGGAAGCCGGGAGAATCGCCAACACCACACCCGGCGCATTCTTCGTCAACCAGTTCATCATTCCCATCAACCGCGAGATTCACCGAACGACCACCGGACCGGAGATCTGGGCGGACACCGCCGGCGACGTCGATGCGGTGATCATCGGAGTCGGCTCCGGCGGAACGATCAGTGGGGTCGGCGCTTACCTCAAGGACAAGAACCCGGGCATCAAGATCTTCGCGGTGGAACCCGACAACTCCGCGGTGCTCAGCGGCGAAGAATTTAATCCGCACAAGATCTACGGCTTGGGCCCGAACTTCAAGAGTCCGAATTTTGCCGACGAGGTCGTCGACGAGATCCTGCGAGTCACCGAACACGACGCCGCCGCGACGGCTCGCGAACTCGCCAGGTACGCCGGAATTCCCGCCGGGCTCAGTGGGGGAGCCGCGGTGGCCGCCGCCAGGCAAATTGCCGGACGCGGCGACCCGTCCATCCGCACGATCGTCACGCTCGTGCCGGATTCCGCGGATCGCTACATATCGAGCTTCCTGTTCCAGGACGCATTCGACGAGACCGGAGCGCTCCGCGAACATGTCGGTGTCTGA
- a CDS encoding pentapeptide repeat-containing protein — MEQWTDREFVGHDFRDEDLSGLQTEQVVFTECDFGGANLSESVHQGSAFRNCRFLRTTLWHSTFRNCSMLGSTFENCRLRPLVCDEVDFTLAVLGGADLRGVDLSGCRLREASLVQADLRKAVLRGADLTGARTNGLRLEQADLRGARIDPTLWTTAACRGARIDVAQALAFSAAHGLDVSGG; from the coding sequence GTGGAGCAGTGGACCGATCGCGAATTCGTCGGCCACGACTTTCGCGATGAGGACCTCTCCGGCTTGCAGACCGAGCAGGTGGTCTTCACCGAATGTGATTTCGGTGGCGCCAACCTGTCCGAATCGGTGCATCAGGGCTCGGCATTCCGCAACTGCCGGTTCCTGCGGACAACCCTGTGGCACAGCACGTTCCGAAACTGCAGCATGCTCGGATCGACATTCGAGAACTGCCGCCTGCGTCCGCTTGTCTGCGATGAAGTCGATTTCACCCTCGCCGTGCTTGGCGGCGCGGACCTTCGCGGGGTGGATCTGTCCGGGTGCCGGCTGCGGGAGGCGAGCCTGGTGCAGGCCGATCTGCGTAAGGCCGTGTTGCGCGGCGCGGATCTGACCGGGGCGCGCACCAACGGGCTGCGACTCGAGCAGGCCGACCTACGGGGCGCGCGCATCGACCCCACGCTGTGGACCACCGCCGCGTGCCGGGGCGCGCGCATCGACGTGGCGCAGGCGCTGGCGTTCTCCGCTGCGCACGGTCTCGACGTCAGCGGCGGCTGA
- a CDS encoding ATP/GTP-binding protein: MAYEPSEGRSSASTKIVVAGGFGAGKTTFVGAVSEIMPLRTEAMVTDASTAVDVLDATPGKSTTTVAMDFGRITLDQDLVLYLFGTPGQRRFWFMWDDLVHGAIGAIILVDVRRLQDSFAAVDFFEHRKMPFLIAVNEFDGAPRYPTDEVRRALAVPDTTPVLTVDARDRKSATDALIVISEYALAKL, from the coding sequence GTGGCCTACGAGCCCTCTGAGGGGCGATCATCCGCCTCGACGAAGATCGTCGTCGCGGGTGGGTTCGGCGCAGGCAAGACCACCTTCGTGGGGGCGGTGTCGGAGATCATGCCGTTGCGCACCGAGGCGATGGTGACCGACGCGTCGACCGCCGTGGATGTGCTCGACGCCACACCGGGTAAGTCGACGACGACGGTGGCGATGGACTTCGGGCGCATCACCTTGGACCAGGATCTGGTGCTCTACCTGTTCGGCACGCCCGGGCAGCGCCGGTTCTGGTTCATGTGGGACGACCTGGTGCACGGAGCGATCGGGGCGATCATCCTGGTCGATGTGCGCCGTCTGCAGGACAGTTTCGCCGCCGTCGACTTCTTCGAGCACCGCAAGATGCCGTTCCTGATCGCGGTCAATGAATTCGATGGCGCGCCACGGTATCCCACCGACGAGGTGCGGCGGGCGCTCGCCGTGCCCGACACCACTCCGGTGCTCACCGTCGACGCCAGGGACCGCAAGTCGGCCACCGATGCGCTGATCGTGATCAGCGAGTACGCGCTGGCGAAGCTCTAG
- a CDS encoding DUF742 domain-containing protein — MTGDAEANLVRPYTLTAGRTDTSVELPVEAPIQAVPSAKQHHWPSGDVRGRICDLCADSPSVAEISALLDLPLGVARVLVGDLVTAGYLRVRTTLTDRSTPDERRDLIGRTLRGLRAL; from the coding sequence GTGACCGGTGACGCCGAGGCGAATCTGGTGCGCCCCTACACGCTGACCGCGGGGCGCACCGACACCTCCGTCGAGCTTCCGGTCGAGGCGCCGATCCAGGCGGTGCCGTCGGCGAAGCAGCACCACTGGCCGTCAGGCGATGTCCGCGGGCGCATCTGCGACCTGTGCGCCGACAGCCCGTCGGTGGCCGAGATCTCGGCCTTACTGGATCTTCCGCTCGGCGTCGCGCGCGTCCTGGTCGGTGACCTCGTGACGGCGGGTTATCTTCGGGTACGGACGACGTTGACCGACCGCTCGACACCGGACGAGCGCCGCGACCTGATAGGAAGGACCCTCCGTGGCCTACGAGCCCTCTGA